A window of Cryptomeria japonica chromosome 3, Sugi_1.0, whole genome shotgun sequence contains these coding sequences:
- the LOC131064317 gene encoding transcription factor MYB21: MSSRWSLCAEKGKLKKGPWTFEEDIRLLRYIKIHGDGRWSTLAKAAGLQRCGKSCRLRWVNYLRPGIKRGNITPEEEGIIIDLHGRWGNRWSLIAERIPGRTDNEIKNYWRSHLKKKLQNSTQTQHIEDQNCCPEAHVEAKQVILPEQSLEVFTGSEIRTPLLYEHNENDASVKVETPTNKMCIEEVIKDMEQVQVQGGEASFVEGSIQNDMGIAGNDVVELYRMLYSFPSGIPIESYANAVYEASCSANPELMYPTNECELDSGSDIMLWNMEPDMPAVSTIHFNGQTPYPSL; the protein is encoded by the exons ATGAGTTCGAGATGGTCTCTGTGTGCAGAGAAAGGAAAGTTAAAGAAGGGGCCATGGACGTTCGAGGAAGATATTCGTCTCTTACGCTATATTAAAATTCATGGTGATGGCCGCTGGAGCACTTTAGCTAAGGCAGCTG GGCTACAGAGATGCGGAAAAAGTTGCAGATTGAGGTGGGTAAATTATCTGCGTCCCGGTATTAAGCGTGGCAATATTACTCCTGAAGAAGAAGGCATCATAATTGACCTTCATGGCCGCTGGGGTAACAG GTGGTCATTGATAGCAGAAAGGATCCCAGGGCGAACGGACAATGAGATAAAGAACTACTGGAGGTCTCATCTGAAAAAGAAGCTTCAAAATTCAACACAAACCCAGCACATTGAGGATCAAAATTGTTGTCCTGAAGCACACGTGGAAGCTAAGCAAGTCATCCTCCCAGAACAAAGCCTCGAGGTTTTCACAGGCAGCGAAATTAGGACTCCACTTTTGTACGAGCATAATGAGAATGATGCCTCAGTCAAGGTGGAGACTCCAACGAACAAGATGTGCATTGAGGAAGTGATTAAAGATATGGAGCAAGTGCAAGTACAAGGAGGAGAAGCTTCTTTTGTAGAAGGAAGCATTCAGAATGACATGGGCATAGCGGGAAATGATGTAGTTGAACTTTATAGGATGCTGTATTCATTTCCATCTGGAATTCCAATAGAAAGTTATGCAAACGCAGTCTATGAAGCTTCTTGCTCTGCTAATCCTGAATTAATGTATCCCACAAATGAGTGTGAATTAGATTCGGGATCAGATATTATGCTTTGGAACATGGAACCAGACATGCCAGCTGTATCTACCATCCATTTCAATGGACAAACCCCCTACCCTTCCTTGTGA